The Methanothermobacter tenebrarum genome has a window encoding:
- a CDS encoding peptidylprolyl isomerase, which translates to MAVKKGDFVRLEFTGRVKETGEVFDTTIEDVAKEAGLKIKKVFGPVPVIVGGGHLIKGLDEAVLGMEEGEEKHIELEPEEAFGKRDPNLVRLIPMIEFKKQGIKPRVGMSITLEGHEGRIQSIDGGRVRVDFNHELAGKTLEYDIKVKEIIKDDTEKVKSMIQLYYPLDKINLDKIQVEIDDGTVKIYMDELSRFDRRPYMDVTLSRFRIARDIWENMDIKKVEFVDVFTKKEEKED; encoded by the coding sequence ATGGCAGTGAAAAAGGGAGATTTTGTAAGATTAGAATTCACAGGACGTGTCAAAGAGACCGGTGAGGTATTCGACACCACCATAGAGGATGTTGCCAAAGAGGCCGGTCTAAAAATCAAAAAAGTCTTCGGGCCGGTTCCTGTGATTGTTGGAGGAGGCCATCTTATCAAAGGATTGGATGAGGCTGTTCTTGGCATGGAAGAAGGGGAAGAAAAGCATATTGAACTCGAACCAGAAGAAGCCTTCGGTAAACGAGATCCTAACCTTGTAAGGCTCATACCAATGATAGAATTTAAAAAGCAAGGCATTAAACCGAGGGTTGGTATGAGCATAACCTTAGAGGGTCATGAAGGCAGGATCCAGAGTATAGATGGTGGCCGTGTCCGTGTAGATTTTAATCATGAACTTGCAGGCAAAACCCTTGAATATGATATTAAGGTTAAGGAGATAATCAAGGATGATACTGAGAAGGTTAAGAGCATGATACAATTATATTATCCATTGGATAAGATCAACCTTGATAAGATCCAGGTTGAAATTGATGATGGTACAGTTAAGATCTACATGGATGAGTTGAGCCGCTTTGATAGAAGGCCATACATGGATGTTACACTTTCAAGGTTCAGGATTGCCAGGGATATCTGGGAGAACATGGACATTAAAAAGGTGGAATTTGTTGACGTGTTCACAAAAAAAGAAGAAAAGGAAGATTAG
- the pyrC gene encoding dihydroorotase, whose protein sequence is MLDLALENCSINQNIVNIGVKDGKIASISKSPLKADKKINIKGKIILPGLIDAHVHFREPGYEYKEDFRTGSMAAAHGGFTTILDMPNTKPETNTAKEFKKKIKIASKKSIVDFGLHASINKIKEIEKIIPLKPASFKIFTEKIENHKISLIFQTLKGSKIPVTFHCEDPEIIEYYTSQLKDETRPEIYSLARPSIAEELAIAKAITFSHHYNHPTHICHVSSKKALKLIRSVRAPVTCEITPHHLLLRSKDLKKWGTITKTNPPLRPEKEAINFKDLKMIDIIATDHAPHTLQEKENNIWDAPPGIPNLEVTLKLLLTLTRKKRLKLARIQKMLSEKPASIFGLKNKGRIKIGMDADFVVIDPKKTGKIKTDEFYSKAHYTPFEGREYIGEPIMTILRGELIMEYGEISKNKGAHIKSKYTKE, encoded by the coding sequence ATGTTAGACTTAGCACTTGAAAATTGTAGTATAAACCAGAATATAGTGAATATTGGCGTCAAGGATGGTAAAATAGCCAGTATAAGTAAATCACCCCTAAAGGCTGATAAGAAGATAAACATAAAGGGGAAGATCATATTACCAGGGCTTATAGATGCTCATGTACATTTTCGCGAACCAGGATACGAATATAAAGAGGATTTTAGGACAGGTTCCATGGCAGCCGCCCACGGGGGCTTCACAACAATACTGGACATGCCAAATACAAAACCGGAAACAAACACTGCAAAGGAATTTAAAAAAAAGATTAAGATAGCATCAAAAAAGAGCATAGTAGACTTCGGATTACATGCAAGCATAAACAAAATAAAAGAAATAGAAAAGATAATACCATTAAAACCAGCATCATTCAAAATATTCACAGAAAAAATAGAAAACCACAAAATATCTCTGATATTCCAGACCTTAAAGGGGTCCAAGATCCCGGTAACATTTCATTGTGAAGACCCAGAGATAATAGAATATTACACAAGCCAATTAAAAGATGAAACCAGACCAGAAATATACTCCCTCGCAAGGCCAAGCATAGCCGAGGAACTCGCAATTGCAAAAGCAATAACATTCTCCCACCACTACAACCATCCAACCCATATATGCCATGTAAGCTCAAAAAAAGCACTAAAACTTATAAGATCTGTAAGAGCCCCTGTAACGTGTGAAATAACACCACACCACCTACTACTCAGATCAAAAGATTTGAAAAAGTGGGGAACCATCACAAAGACTAACCCACCACTCCGACCCGAAAAAGAGGCCATAAACTTCAAGGACCTTAAAATGATTGATATAATAGCCACTGACCATGCGCCACACACACTACAAGAAAAAGAGAACAACATCTGGGACGCCCCACCAGGAATACCTAACCTAGAAGTGACCCTGAAACTCCTGCTCACATTAACCAGGAAAAAACGCCTCAAACTAGCCAGGATCCAAAAGATGCTCTCAGAAAAACCAGCAAGCATATTCGGACTCAAAAACAAAGGCCGGATAAAAATTGGGATGGACGCGGATTTCGTTGTCATAGACCCTAAAAAAACCGGTAAAATAAAAACTGACGAATTCTACAGTAAAGCACATTACACCCCATTTGAGGGCAGAGAATACATAGGGGAGCCGATAATGACCATACTCCGCGGAGAACTGATAATGGAATACGGTGAAATATCAAAGAACAAGGGAGCCCATATAAAAAGCAAATACACCAAAGAATAA
- the hmdC gene encoding 5,10-methenyltetrahydromethanopterin hydrogenase cofactor biosynthesis protein HmdC translates to MEDLIMEAIHDPNAAWELAKKDKDPIKVVDTISELSMEEAIKLGYNFKRFPIGCDLTEILVGTCASDLEEIDFLGNCILADMIGATIHACAYAFADMAESYGMNGVELMRKVRQITEVPIDLDHFGEYGPMRFPEDITHCIGQCYMEGPPFKGCPRNRIHSRLLDKEKEALHERDEWIRNSTSVAINLTSAQGAEAHAAPIKEAKKVAKLAREHGKGLEAIMFIGDGYDDLITGFETALEIGVDVFVLEGGPFNLATDRLGTFARAVAMARILAPGKIVATNGAYEDECRVGLRAGLNAIITGFPRNHHGYMCGYSPGTARRGNFGLPRIIKIMKDEIPEGLTRVPIQKSEMEALAMAVKAAGEDNVYPERIGHTFVGDAHWACLPHTPLYKRVKIQKTVNDIKRMASEGLLGDKIAIIGARFLSWVIGRELEDYVDEIVISDTDKWVENVTIDNLRSQLKVDLNGANGDDKRAYHYADTTIISSTIPEVVNKISRDFKDTISFI, encoded by the coding sequence ATGGAAGATCTTATCATGGAAGCCATTCATGACCCAAATGCGGCCTGGGAACTTGCAAAGAAGGACAAGGACCCCATAAAAGTAGTTGACACCATCTCGGAACTTTCAATGGAAGAAGCCATTAAACTAGGATACAATTTTAAGAGATTCCCCATCGGATGCGACTTAACAGAAATCCTAGTGGGTACATGCGCCTCAGACCTTGAAGAAATAGACTTCCTAGGCAATTGCATATTAGCTGATATGATAGGGGCAACCATACATGCTTGTGCATACGCGTTCGCAGACATGGCAGAATCCTATGGGATGAACGGTGTGGAATTAATGCGCAAAGTCAGACAGATAACAGAAGTCCCCATCGACTTAGACCACTTCGGTGAATATGGGCCAATGAGATTCCCAGAGGATATAACACATTGCATCGGCCAATGCTACATGGAAGGACCCCCATTTAAGGGTTGTCCCCGCAATAGGATACACTCCAGGTTATTGGATAAAGAAAAAGAGGCGCTCCACGAAAGGGATGAGTGGATCAGAAATTCAACATCAGTTGCAATTAATCTGACCTCTGCACAAGGGGCTGAAGCCCATGCAGCCCCGATAAAAGAAGCTAAAAAGGTTGCTAAACTTGCAAGGGAACATGGAAAAGGCTTGGAGGCGATAATGTTCATAGGGGATGGATATGATGATCTTATCACAGGATTTGAAACCGCCCTTGAAATTGGCGTGGATGTTTTCGTACTTGAAGGAGGTCCTTTCAACCTTGCAACTGACCGTCTTGGAACATTCGCACGGGCAGTTGCCATGGCAAGAATCCTTGCACCGGGCAAAATCGTGGCAACCAATGGAGCCTATGAGGATGAGTGTAGAGTAGGCCTTAGAGCAGGGTTAAATGCTATAATAACAGGTTTTCCACGGAACCATCACGGTTACATGTGCGGATATTCACCAGGCACGGCTAGGAGAGGAAACTTTGGACTTCCCAGAATAATCAAGATAATGAAAGATGAAATCCCAGAGGGGCTTACAAGGGTTCCAATCCAGAAAAGCGAAATGGAAGCTCTTGCAATGGCCGTTAAAGCCGCTGGTGAAGACAATGTTTATCCTGAAAGGATAGGTCATACTTTTGTGGGTGACGCCCACTGGGCATGCCTACCACACACACCCTTATACAAGCGGGTTAAAATCCAGAAAACCGTGAATGATATTAAAAGGATGGCCTCAGAGGGTCTTTTAGGGGATAAAATTGCGATCATAGGTGCAAGGTTTCTATCCTGGGTTATAGGCAGGGAACTAGAAGATTATGTTGATGAGATCGTGATAAGCGACACTGACAAGTGGGTGGAGAATGTGACGATTGATAATCTAAGATCCCAACTAAAGGTTGATTTAAATGGTGCAAATGGTGATGATAAAAGGGCATACCATTACGCAGATACTACGATAATATCATCAACAATACCAGAGGTCGTCAATAAGATCTCCAGAGATTTTAAGGATACTATAAGTTTCATTTAG
- the mvhA gene encoding F420-non-reducing hydrogenase subunit MvhA codes for MVKVTMEPVTRIEGHAKITVHLDEAGNVEDTRLHVMEFRGFEKFLQGRPIEEAPRIVPRICGICDVQHHLASAKAVDACFGFEPEDIPEAAYKMREIMNWGSYMHSHALHFYFLAAPDFIAGKDRATRNVFQIVKDSPDIALKAIELRKNALDLVTATGARPIHPTTFTPGGITSELDDETQKDLLEKAKRCVELAEETIELAVPIFEENIDLVNSLGVIETYHTGLVKDGVWDVYDGIVRIKDKEGNLFREFKPADYADTMAEHVKPYSWLKFPYIKDLGYPDGVYRVAPLSRLNVADKMPDAAPKAQDYFKEFRDRFGYAQQTLLFHWARLIELLACAECAADALEGDLSGEKIPGELERQEGDGVGIVEAPRGTLTHHYTCDENGLITRANIIVATIQNNPAMEMGIQKVAEDYIKPGVELDDKIFNLMEMVIRAYDPCLSCATHTIDSQMRLATLEIYDSEGNLVKKF; via the coding sequence ATGGTTAAAGTTACAATGGAACCTGTAACACGTATTGAAGGTCACGCCAAGATCACCGTGCACCTTGACGAAGCAGGTAATGTTGAAGATACAAGATTACATGTCATGGAATTCCGCGGGTTCGAAAAATTCCTCCAGGGAAGACCCATCGAAGAAGCACCACGTATAGTCCCCAGGATCTGTGGTATATGTGACGTGCAACACCACCTCGCCAGTGCAAAAGCAGTTGACGCATGCTTCGGATTCGAACCAGAGGACATACCAGAAGCAGCATACAAGATGAGAGAGATAATGAACTGGGGCTCATACATGCACTCCCATGCACTACATTTCTACTTCCTAGCAGCCCCAGACTTCATAGCAGGAAAAGACAGGGCAACAAGAAACGTATTCCAGATAGTTAAGGATTCACCAGACATAGCACTCAAAGCAATAGAACTCCGTAAAAACGCCCTAGACCTCGTAACAGCCACCGGTGCAAGACCAATACACCCAACAACATTCACACCAGGCGGCATAACATCAGAGCTCGATGATGAAACACAAAAAGACCTTCTAGAAAAAGCTAAAAGGTGTGTTGAACTAGCAGAGGAGACAATAGAGCTCGCAGTGCCAATATTTGAAGAGAATATCGACCTTGTAAACTCATTAGGTGTTATTGAAACATACCACACAGGTCTAGTGAAGGATGGTGTGTGGGATGTCTATGATGGTATAGTAAGGATCAAAGACAAGGAAGGTAACCTATTCAGGGAATTCAAACCAGCAGATTATGCTGATACAATGGCAGAGCACGTGAAACCATATTCATGGCTCAAATTCCCATACATAAAAGACTTAGGCTACCCAGATGGTGTATATAGGGTTGCTCCACTCTCAAGATTAAACGTTGCAGATAAAATGCCGGACGCCGCCCCAAAAGCCCAAGATTACTTCAAAGAATTCAGGGACAGGTTTGGATACGCACAACAGACACTACTATTCCACTGGGCAAGACTCATAGAATTACTAGCATGTGCAGAATGTGCAGCAGACGCCCTAGAAGGGGACCTATCAGGAGAGAAAATACCAGGAGAACTCGAAAGACAGGAAGGTGATGGCGTAGGTATAGTTGAAGCACCAAGGGGAACATTAACACACCACTACACATGTGACGAAAACGGACTAATAACAAGGGCCAACATTATCGTCGCCACGATACAGAACAACCCAGCCATGGAAATGGGCATACAAAAGGTTGCAGAAGATTATATAAAACCAGGCGTCGAGTTAGATGATAAAATCTTCAACCTAATGGAGATGGTTATCAGAGCATACGATCCATGCCTCTCATGTGCAACCCATACAATTGACAGTCAAATGAGGCTCGCCACCCTAGAAATCTATGACAGCGAAGGTAACTTAGTGAAGAAGTTCTAA
- a CDS encoding 4Fe-4S binding protein, protein MIIVNKEDCIRCGACEGTCPSEAIEVTPEDVIYCDLCEGEPKCVEVCPNQALSVGDITIEDDGEVTQARIVYNPDKCQQCGDCVEICPPQILKLEEGKVQKVPLKGFCVMCQKCVDICPVGVIGIEGVKEPERVELEITEPIFITDCVGCGTCVDECPVEAITLEEIGGTIEIDEDLCIKCGVCSQTCPWNAVYISGRKPEKRTREIKKFEVDEETCIGCNTCVEACPGDFIDAKASSLTVKLPEICTACGLCEELCPVDAITLDVEFGPAKPTTEEGVVWDEEKCRLDGACAKKCPNEAIRVVTENGFQIPGKIKVDEEPSYNMCTRCGACTVVCPHGALTLSEIDKEINGQIVKRNRIQYNPIKCQQCGTCIEACPYDMLKLTEENVPLKGFCILCDQCIDVCPNNALSLK, encoded by the coding sequence ATGATAATAGTAAATAAAGAGGACTGTATACGTTGCGGGGCATGTGAAGGAACATGCCCCAGTGAAGCCATTGAAGTCACACCAGAGGATGTAATCTATTGTGACCTTTGTGAGGGCGAGCCTAAATGCGTTGAAGTCTGTCCAAACCAGGCATTGAGTGTTGGGGATATCACAATCGAAGATGATGGAGAAGTTACACAAGCTAGGATAGTTTATAACCCTGATAAGTGTCAACAGTGCGGCGACTGTGTAGAGATCTGCCCCCCACAAATACTTAAATTGGAGGAGGGTAAAGTACAGAAGGTCCCATTAAAGGGTTTCTGTGTCATGTGCCAGAAGTGTGTGGATATCTGCCCAGTTGGTGTTATCGGAATCGAAGGCGTTAAAGAACCCGAAAGAGTTGAACTAGAGATAACAGAGCCAATATTCATCACAGATTGCGTGGGTTGCGGAACTTGTGTAGATGAATGTCCAGTGGAGGCAATAACCCTCGAGGAGATAGGGGGTACAATTGAAATCGACGAAGACCTTTGTATCAAGTGTGGTGTATGCTCCCAGACATGCCCATGGAATGCAGTTTACATTTCAGGTAGAAAACCTGAAAAGAGGACTAGGGAAATCAAAAAATTTGAAGTGGACGAGGAAACATGCATAGGCTGCAACACTTGCGTTGAAGCCTGTCCAGGCGACTTCATAGATGCTAAAGCGTCCAGTTTAACTGTTAAATTACCAGAGATTTGCACTGCTTGCGGTTTATGCGAGGAATTATGCCCAGTAGATGCCATAACATTAGATGTTGAATTCGGACCAGCAAAGCCCACAACAGAAGAAGGCGTTGTATGGGATGAAGAAAAATGCAGATTAGACGGTGCCTGCGCCAAAAAATGTCCCAATGAGGCTATAAGGGTCGTTACAGAGAATGGCTTCCAAATCCCAGGGAAGATAAAAGTGGACGAGGAACCATCATATAACATGTGCACAAGATGCGGTGCATGTACAGTAGTGTGTCCACACGGAGCATTAACACTCTCTGAAATAGACAAGGAAATCAATGGCCAGATCGTCAAAAGGAATAGGATACAGTACAATCCAATCAAATGCCAGCAGTGTGGTACATGTATAGAAGCATGCCCATATGATATGCTCAAACTCACAGAGGAAAACGTGCCACTTAAGGGATTCTGCATACTCTGTGACCAGTGCATAGATGTTTGTCCAAACAATGCACTATCCCTAAAATAA
- the mvhG gene encoding F420-non-reducing hydrogenase subunit MvhG yields MAEKAQIGTMWLGGCSGCHLSIVDFHEQILDLLELAEIKFSPVLMDIKYDEIPEKLDVVIIEGGIVNDENREFAELLRERADFVISYGTCAAYGGIPGLRNLWPKEEVIEEAYINSISTPNPDKVIPSEDVPHLEDRVRPLSDVIDVDLVVPGCPPKSDVVAEAVIALLKGEEVELPNTNLCEVCPREKPPEGLAMDFIKRQFEIGKPEEDLCLIAQGIVCMGPATVSICGAQCPSNGVHCRGCYGPTTRVIDQGAKMISAIASDFGVERDKKVDPEEVAEQLDDIVGTFYTYTLPAALIPMKIQKEGK; encoded by the coding sequence ATGGCTGAAAAGGCACAGATAGGGACGATGTGGCTTGGAGGATGCTCCGGATGCCACCTATCAATAGTAGACTTCCATGAACAAATATTAGATTTATTAGAATTGGCAGAAATTAAATTCAGCCCAGTCCTAATGGACATAAAATATGATGAAATCCCAGAAAAACTTGACGTCGTAATAATAGAAGGAGGGATAGTGAACGACGAAAACAGGGAATTCGCCGAACTGTTAAGGGAAAGAGCCGACTTCGTCATATCATATGGTACATGCGCAGCCTATGGGGGCATACCCGGCCTCAGAAACCTCTGGCCAAAAGAAGAAGTCATTGAAGAAGCATACATCAATTCAATAAGCACGCCAAACCCTGACAAGGTAATACCATCAGAAGACGTGCCACACCTCGAAGACAGAGTAAGACCACTCTCAGACGTGATAGATGTGGATCTTGTCGTCCCAGGATGCCCACCAAAATCAGATGTTGTAGCAGAGGCCGTCATAGCATTACTAAAAGGAGAAGAAGTTGAATTACCAAACACAAACTTGTGCGAGGTATGTCCAAGAGAAAAACCACCAGAAGGACTTGCAATGGACTTCATAAAAAGGCAATTCGAAATAGGGAAACCAGAAGAAGACCTCTGCCTCATAGCACAGGGCATAGTATGCATGGGCCCAGCAACAGTATCAATCTGTGGTGCACAATGTCCAAGCAATGGAGTACACTGCAGAGGATGCTATGGGCCAACAACACGTGTAATAGACCAGGGAGCTAAGATGATAAGTGCCATAGCATCAGACTTTGGAGTTGAAAGGGATAAGAAAGTAGACCCTGAGGAGGTCGCAGAACAATTAGATGATATCGTCGGAACATTCTATACCTACACGCTCCCAGCCGCCCTTATACCCATGAAAATCCAAAAGGAGGGGAAATAA
- a CDS encoding hydrogenase iron-sulfur subunit: MAEEDIKIVMFCCNWCSYGGADTAGTARMQYPPNVRVIRVMCSGRVEPQFILKAFREGADGVVVAGCHFGDCHYDAGNYKMARRMELVYKLVEELGIGKERLHHDYISASEGEKFAETVKMMVDRIKALGPSPVKEQIAAEA; encoded by the coding sequence ATGGCTGAGGAGGATATAAAGATCGTTATGTTCTGTTGCAACTGGTGTTCCTATGGTGGGGCTGACACAGCAGGAACTGCAAGAATGCAATATCCACCAAACGTCCGCGTAATCAGGGTTATGTGCTCTGGAAGAGTCGAACCACAATTCATACTCAAAGCATTCAGAGAAGGCGCAGACGGTGTCGTAGTAGCTGGCTGTCACTTTGGGGACTGCCACTATGACGCAGGAAACTACAAAATGGCCAGGAGAATGGAACTAGTCTACAAACTCGTAGAAGAACTTGGAATAGGCAAAGAAAGACTACACCATGATTACATATCAGCATCAGAAGGTGAAAAATTCGCCGAGACAGTAAAGATGATGGTCGACAGGATAAAAGCCCTTGGACCATCACCAGTAAAAGAACAAATAGCAGCTGAAGCCTAA
- a CDS encoding nucleotidyltransferase family protein — translation MKIDYSFIEEIIREDFQLIVDDSKHTPLYGSSSSDRPIIADFTEYSPLHNGHRHCMFEAKKRIPDGLFVAVIPGPLERSGRGLPYIMTRRARAKAAVMVGADIAVEGPPMGVMGSGQYSICLAKMFKALDADYIPRGYRPMEGFQEILERIKKGHRVVPRPYRIVDLETGETILEGKLEEDNYVILSLSRALGKIGFDFKDKFIFVERLEGISGTLIRKATSEGRLDEIENMLPPETLKVLKDEISQGRAPLHEIRLEDEIIENANFLGRDELLELNLFDEKTANAIIENRPFNSIEKILACIPRGFSKHYKNRILSVLEAKVHKGLISKYIENYPSTIRILDYKNEEVLKEFEDRIPHRRLEIWQ, via the coding sequence ATGAAAATTGACTATTCATTCATAGAGGAGATTATCAGGGAAGATTTTCAGCTTATAGTAGATGATTCTAAACACACCCCATTGTATGGGAGTTCATCGTCTGATAGGCCTATTATAGCCGATTTTACAGAATATTCTCCTTTACATAATGGTCATAGGCATTGCATGTTCGAGGCCAAGAAGAGGATACCAGACGGTTTATTCGTGGCAGTTATCCCAGGGCCGTTGGAGCGCAGTGGAAGAGGTCTACCCTATATAATGACGAGAAGAGCCCGTGCAAAGGCCGCTGTAATGGTGGGGGCTGACATTGCAGTTGAGGGGCCCCCAATGGGTGTTATGGGTTCTGGACAATATTCCATCTGTCTTGCTAAGATGTTCAAGGCCCTTGATGCCGATTATATCCCAAGGGGTTATAGGCCAATGGAAGGTTTCCAAGAGATCCTGGAGAGGATAAAAAAGGGGCATAGGGTGGTTCCACGCCCTTATAGGATAGTCGACCTTGAAACTGGTGAGACAATATTGGAGGGCAAACTTGAAGAGGATAATTATGTCATCCTATCACTTTCAAGAGCCCTTGGGAAGATAGGATTCGATTTTAAGGATAAATTCATCTTCGTGGAACGCTTAGAGGGTATAAGTGGCACTTTGATCAGGAAGGCCACATCAGAGGGGCGGCTTGACGAAATAGAGAACATGCTACCCCCTGAGACGCTTAAGGTTCTCAAGGATGAAATCAGCCAAGGCAGAGCACCATTACATGAAATCCGCCTTGAAGATGAAATAATAGAAAATGCAAACTTCCTAGGACGTGATGAACTCCTAGAACTTAACCTGTTTGATGAAAAAACTGCCAATGCCATCATAGAAAATAGACCATTTAATAGTATAGAGAAGATACTGGCTTGCATCCCCCGGGGTTTCAGCAAACATTATAAGAATCGTATATTATCTGTGCTAGAGGCAAAAGTTCATAAAGGACTGATCTCTAAATATATAGAAAATTATCCTTCCACCATCAGAATATTAGATTATAAGAATGAAGAGGTTTTAAAGGAATTTGAAGATAGAATACCACATAGGAGGCTAGAGATATGGCAGTGA